A genomic stretch from Leishmania donovani BPK282A1 complete genome, chromosome 36 includes:
- a CDS encoding D-tyrosyl-tRNA deacylase, putative, producing MKAVIQRVLSGSVTSEGEVVGSIQKGLAVLVGIARDDTADDIEYILRKILGVRVWSNEDGSKMWCRNVKEIDGEVLLISQFTLMHVMKGNKPDFHNAMPPEDALKVFNTLRDKLRCEYAPQKIATGNFQHYMNIHLSNDGPVTLILDSKKRS from the coding sequence ATGAAGGCTGTCATCCAGCGCGTTCTGAGCGGCTCTGTCACCTCAGAGGGTGAGGTGGTAGGTTCCATCCAGAAAGGGCTGGCCGTCCTTGTGGGGATCGCGCGTGACGACACGGCTGATGACATCGAATACATCCTCCGCAAGATTCTTGGTGTTCGGGTGTGGAGCAACGAGGATGGGTCCAAGATGTGGTGCCGCAACGTGAAGGAAATCGATGGAGAGGTGCTGCTCATTTCACAGTTTACGCTCATGCACGTCATGAAGGGTAACAAGCCGGACTTCCATAACGCCATGCCACCTGAAGACGCCCTCAAGGTGTTCAACACGCTTCGCGATAAACTGCGGTGCGAGTATGCCCCACAAAAGATTGCGACCGGCAACTTTCAGCACTACATGAACATCCACCTGTCGAACGACGGCCCCGTAACGCTCATCCTGGATAGCAAGAAAAGGAGTTGA
- a CDS encoding mitochondrial ATP-dependent zinc metallopeptidase, putative: MSYGQPQQQPLPSDLGTKERPIVVVSAPQKASWATRFWMFLLFGIALSCFISLVEEFNDRFQEGQPANKSGFARSGISGLFGSVDVKPVNLDNLEVTFDSIRGCDEAKKELEEIVEFLKDPEKFYNLGGRLPKGALLTGPPGCGKTMLAKAIAKEAGVSFFYATGSEFDEMFVGVGARRVRELFAAAKANSPALIFIDEVDALGGRRSRSDHSTSRMTLNQLLAEMDGFDSDEAVIVLAATNTPETLDKALTRPGRLDTTITVDPPDMKGRAEVVQVYLDKIKTDSTVNAMDIARGTTGFTGAELSNLVNLAAIRAAVLNKAKVTSEEIEYAKDRVMMGAESKKIVPEEERRVTAFHEGGHALSAILLKDEGADPVHKATIVPRGNGIMGLVQQQPDRDKYSQSKRQCLARLKVCVAGRVGEEILLGPDDITTGAGSDFQQATNMARHMVRQFGFSDAMGFVDYGTPDTAEGAYISDETKLKIEKEVHRLVEQAYIETKELLLSHRAELESIANNLLKYETLSGKDLEKIIKGEAIPERPPRLSQAAESKAAPPRGGNSDQANGRRTVPIS, translated from the coding sequence ATGTCGTATGGGCAgccacaacagcagccgctcccaaGCGATCTGGGCACGAAGGAAAGACCGATTGTGGTTGTGTCAGCCCCGCAGAAGGCTTCCTGGGCCACCCGCTTCTGGATGTTCTTGCTCTTCGGGATTGCTCTTAGCTGCTTCATCAGCCTGGTCGAGGAGTTCAACGATCGCTTTCAGGAGGGCCAGCCTGCAAACAAGTCAGGATTTGCGCGCTCTGGCATATCTGGCCTGTTCGGCTCTGTCGACGTGAAGCCGGTGAATCTGGACAACCTGGAGGTCACATTTGACAGCATCCGCGGATGCGATGAGGCGAAAAAAGAGCTGGAGGAGATTGTTGAGTTTCTAAAGGACCCCGAGAAGTTCTACAATTTGGGTGGGCGGCTGCCAAAAGGAGCGCTGCTCACCGGTCCGCCAGGGTGCGGGAAAACCATGCTAGCAAAGGCGATTGCCAAAGAGGCTGGCGTGAGCTTTTTCTACGCCACCGGAAGCGAGTTCGATGAGATGTTTgttggcgtcggcgcccgCCGCGTTCGCGAACTTTTCGCGGCCGCAAAGGCCAACTCACCAGCTTTGATTTTCATCGACGAGGTAGACGCATTAGGCGGTCGCCGCTCTCGTTCTGACCACAGCACCTCTCGCATGACGTTAAACCAGCTCCTGGCAGAGATGGACGGCTTCGACTCCGACGAGGCCGTTATTGTCCTCGCCGCCACGAACACCCCTGAAACGCTGGACAAGGCACTCACGCGCCCCGGTCGTCTGgacaccaccatcaccgttGATCCACCGGATATGAAAGGGCGCGCGGAGGTGGTTCAGGTGTACCTTGACAAAATCAAGACAGACAGCACGGTCAATGCAATGGATATTGCACGCGGAACAACTGGCTTCACAGGTGCCGAGCTTAGCAACTTGGTGAATCTGGCAGCCATCAGGGCCGCGGTGCTGAACAAGGCGAAGGTGACCAGCGAAGAGATAGAGTACGCTAAGGACCGCGTCATGATGGGTGCCGAGAGCAAGAAGATTgtgccggaggaggagcgtcGCGTGACCGCGTTCCACGAGGGCGGCCACGCTTTGAGCGCTATCTTGCTGAAGGACGAGGGTGCCGATCCTGTCCACAAGGCAACCATCGTACCCCGCGGCAACGGCATTATGGGactcgtccagcagcagccggacAGGGATAAGTACAGTCAAAGCAAGCGCCAGTGCCTGGCTCGCCTgaaggtgtgtgtggcgggACGAGTCGGCGAAGAGATTCTTTTAGGCCCTGACGATATCACGACCGGCGCAGGCTCCGATTTTCAGCAGGCCACCAACATGGCCCGCCACATGGTGCGACAGTTCGGGTTCAGCGACGCCATGGGCTTCGTAGACTATGGTACACCCGACACCGCCGAAGGCGCCTACATTTCAGATGAGACGAAGCTCAAAATCGAAAAAGAGGTACATCGCCTTGTTGAGCAGGCCTACATCGAGACCAAGGAGCTTCTTCTGAGCCACCGCGCTGAGTTGGAGAGTATCGCCAACAACCTACTCAAGTATGAAACGCTCAGTGGCAAGGATCTTGAGAAGATTATAAAGGGCGAGGCTATCCCAGAGCGTCCTCCGCGCCTCTCACAGGCTGCAGAGAGCaaggccgcgccgccacgagGCGGGAACAGCGACCAGGCAAACGGTCGGAGAACTGTTCCAATCTCATAG